Part of the Nostoc sp. ATCC 53789 genome, TTAACCACAGCAGTTTTGCCAATACCAGAGAAGCCTGCTACTAACATAATTTCAGTGCTTCCCTGACTGACTCTCTCAAAGGCACTCAATAAACTTTCAACTTCGTCTTGGCGACCATAAAGTTTTTCTGGAATGATGAAGCGATCGCAAATATCCCGCTCACCTAATTTAAAGGATTTAATCGAGCCAATTTCCGACAATTGAGACAAACATTTTTCTAAATCAAATTTCAGCCCTAATGCACTCTGATAGCGATCTTCAGCATTTTTGGCCATCAATTTCATCACAATGTCACAAAGAACTTTGGGAATATCTTCTTCCCTCGTACCTCCTAATTTTTCTGGTTGCTTGGCAATGTGACTGTGAACTAACTCCATCGGATCGTTAGACTCGAAGGGTAAGTGTCCAGCCAGCAATTCATAGAAGGTAACGCCGAGAGAATAGTAATCACTGCGATAGTCAATTCCCCGATTCATCCGTCCGGTTTGTTCCGGGGAAAGGTAGGCAAGAGTACCTTCTAAGACATTAGGACTGTGAACTTCTTGGGTTTCTCTGGATAAGAGAGAGGCAATACTAAAGTCAATCAACTTGACTTGCTTAGTTTCTGGGTTGATGAGGATGTTAGCAGGCTTGATATCTTTGTGGATAACTCGATGGCGATAGAGTCCGTCGAGAATATTGCTCAGAGCGATAGCAATTTCCAAAAATTCTGTCAGACTATATTGCTTACCCCTCATTGTTTCGTTCATCCAATCTCTGAGGGAAATACCACCAAAATCTTCCATCACCAAGGCATAGCTGTTGCGGTAAGGTTCCAGGCTGTAAGGATGGACAATACCAGGTAGGTCAATATTTTTAGCGATCGTGTACTGATTACGGAATAGCAGCAGATCGTTGAAGGTAGGATACTCCTGCTGAAGCAATTTGATTACAACCGGAAGTTGATCGGTCTCTCGAATTGCTCGATAAACTAAGGTTCTAGAGCCTGCATAAAGTTGTTCGCTAATTCGATAGTTAAAAAGCTTGTCCATCGGCTTAACTGCTATATTCATACTTCATCAACTCTTCATAAATAGCTATTTATTTAAAGTATTGTGCCCAAAAAGCAGCTTTTGCTAACTCAGTTTTATCAATGGAGGCAGAGAGCAGGGAGCAGGGGAAGCAGGGGAAGCAGAGAGGGAGAAGGTAGGAGATAGAAACTCTTTATATGTGATGCGTAAGCTCTATTTAGCTCTCAAGCAAAACTTCCCCAATTTCCGGTAAAATCAAGTTCTGAGGATTGTGGAATTGGGAGAAATTTGGGGTGCCTACACTTGGCGTTAACATTGACCACATTGCCACCATCCGGCAAGCGCGGCGGACGGTAGAACCAGACCCAGTAGCGGCGGCGGTGCTGGCAGAATTAGCGGGTGCTGATGGAATTACGGTGCATCTGCGCGAAGATCGGCGACATATCCAAGACCGGGATGTGCGTATATTGCGGCAAACAGTGCGATCGCATCTTAATTTAGAAATGGCCGCAACAGAAGAGATGCTAGCGATCGCTCTGGATATCAAACCAGATTACGTGACTTTAGTCCCCGAAAAGCGCGAAGAAGTCACAACAGAAGGCGGACTAGATATTATTGGCCAAATTGCTAGAATAGGTGAGATAGTCGATAAATTGCAAAGCGCTAGCATTCCAGTTAGTTTATTTATCGATGCCGAACCAGCACAAATTGAAGCATCTGTCAAGGTACAGGCGCAGTTTATCGAATTGCACACAGGACAATACGCTGAGGCTAAAGATGAAACAAATCGCCACCGAGAATTAGCCATATTAGCTAAAGGTTGTCAACAAGCGATTCAAGCTGGATTGCGAGTCAACGCTGGTCATGGACTCACCTACTGGAACGTCTATCCGGTGGCTGCGCTTCCAGGCATGGAAGAACTGAACATTGGTCATACCATCATCAGTCGGGCAGCATTAGTAGGTATAGAAAGGGCAGTCCGCGAGATGAAGCAAGCTATCAGAGGTGACAGGGGATAGGGAATAGGGAATAGGGGAAGAAACTATAACCTGTAACCTATAACCTGTAACCTATAACCTGTAACCTGTAACCTATAACCTGTAACCTATAACCTAGAGGGGTTGTCACTGCGAAATCTGGAAATTGGGATCAAATCTTCAGCAAAAACTTCTATGAGCGCAACACAGTCTAACAACCTGCCACTTTGGGTACAGGATAGAGATAAAGTGATAGCAGAAAGCACTGATGTCGAGTGGCGCTATCAGACACCGCCTGATTATTCTCGTTCCAAAGAAAATCTTGCCCAAGAAAGTATCCACAATCACCTTGAAGGTACACTGGAAGCGATCGTGCAAAACTTAGTGCGAACCTTCGAGATGGAGGTATCTTTCAAAGCTAACCCACAACAGTGGTTATCTATTGTCAATGAACAGTTTCGTGTGAGTACCAATGGCGGAGTAGAGTATACCGCAGCAGATTTATCAGCCCAAGGTACTTACAATCTCTTTATGCCTGATTCAGAGCATTACAAAGCTTCAGAAGAAACCTTTGAATCATCCGCAAAAGTCTTCCACACAACATTTCCCCAAGGATTTCCTTGGGAAGTGCTGGAAGTTTTCTCAGGGCCACCAAATGTCACATTCAAATGGCGGCATTGGGGACATTTTAATGGAGAATATAAAGGCCATGCACCGACTGGAGAGACAATAGAAATTATCGGTATGAGCATTGCAAAAGTTACCGATGACTTGAAGGTTATTTCCTTAGAACACTACTTCGACAATAATCTGTTCTTGGAAAAGCTAACATCTGGTGGCAAACAGACAAATGCCCAAAAGTCGGGAAGTGCTTGTCCGTTCAGTTCTTGGTTCAAGAAATCCCCTAAGAGTTAGTTGATAAGGGTACAGAATGTCGTACTGTGCCCTTACATTATTCACACAGCAACCAAAGGATGAAAATGCAAACATACTATTACGTTTTGGCTAGTCAACGCTTTCTTCTCCAAGAAGAACCGATACACGAAGTTATCAAAGAACGCACTCGTCACTACCACGAACAAGAAAAACAAATAGATTTTTGGTTGGTTGAGCAACCAGCTTTCTTGGAAGCACCCCAATTTGCACAAATCAAGGCAAAGTGTCCCCAACCAGCAGTAGCAATTATTTCTACAAATCCCCAATTTATTACTTGGTTAAAACTGCGTTTAGAGTACGTTATCACTGGAGAATTCCAGGCTCCTTCTGAGACAATACCAGATGCTTTGGCATCGCTTGCTACCGTATCTTAAAAATGGTGAATGGGGCATGGGGAAGAGGTGATAGGTGACAGGTTATAGGGAATAATCTGTACCCTGTAACCTATAACCTATTCCCTTCTTTACTCCAATTTTATTTGCTAAGAAGAAAATATGTTTTGTAACAGTCCTTCCATTCCCACACTGAAGTAAGTAGGTTTTCAGCTTTTTTCTTATAAAATCTTCTAAGACACCTTGATTTACATAATCTAACTTTTGTGCATAGATTTCAGACTTTACCAAGTGTTTTAGGATTAGCGATTGCAGGGTTGATTGGTGGCATGAGTTCTGTTTTTGCCCAACAAGCCATTCCTCTTTGTCAACCACCGACTTCGGGCG contains:
- a CDS encoding MgPME-cyclase complex family protein — encoded protein: MQTYYYVLASQRFLLQEEPIHEVIKERTRHYHEQEKQIDFWLVEQPAFLEAPQFAQIKAKCPQPAVAIISTNPQFITWLKLRLEYVITGEFQAPSETIPDALASLATVS
- a CDS encoding pyridoxine 5'-phosphate synthase — its product is MPTLGVNIDHIATIRQARRTVEPDPVAAAVLAELAGADGITVHLREDRRHIQDRDVRILRQTVRSHLNLEMAATEEMLAIALDIKPDYVTLVPEKREEVTTEGGLDIIGQIARIGEIVDKLQSASIPVSLFIDAEPAQIEASVKVQAQFIELHTGQYAEAKDETNRHRELAILAKGCQQAIQAGLRVNAGHGLTYWNVYPVAALPGMEELNIGHTIISRAALVGIERAVREMKQAIRGDRG
- a CDS encoding SnoaL-like polyketide cyclase; the protein is MSATQSNNLPLWVQDRDKVIAESTDVEWRYQTPPDYSRSKENLAQESIHNHLEGTLEAIVQNLVRTFEMEVSFKANPQQWLSIVNEQFRVSTNGGVEYTAADLSAQGTYNLFMPDSEHYKASEETFESSAKVFHTTFPQGFPWEVLEVFSGPPNVTFKWRHWGHFNGEYKGHAPTGETIEIIGMSIAKVTDDLKVISLEHYFDNNLFLEKLTSGGKQTNAQKSGSACPFSSWFKKSPKS